The sequence below is a genomic window from Curtobacterium sp. MCPF17_002.
CCAGGTGTCGTGGGAGATGCGCACCGAGGACGGCAACCCGATGTGGCGCGGGTCGCAGGACGTCGAGTCGATGGACTACGCCGGGTACGCCGAGCTCCTCGGTTTCACCGGGATCGCGGTGCACGGCGACGACGAGGTCGAGACGGCGGTGGAGCGCGCGTTCGCGAACCCCGGCGTCACGCTCATCGACGCGTACGTCAGCCGGAACGTGCCCCCGCTGCCGCCGCACGTCACCGCCGAGTACGCGATCAACACGGCGAAGAGCCTGCTGAAGGGCGACCCTGCGGAGCTCGGCGTGGTGAAGGACTCGGCGAAGGCGATGGCGGCGGAGGCCGTGGAGCGGGTGAAGGGCGCCCTGGGCCGCGACTGAGCGCCGCGCGGCGGCACGCGGCAGCGCGCGGCGGCACGCGGCAGCACACGGCAGGGCCAGGCCCCGCCGTGTGAACAACACGTGACGTGTCGCGGCACCCCCTGGCGCGTCGCCTGTGGGCTTTCATAGGTTCTCCGACGATGAACGCTCACACCTCTCCGCGCCGACGACGGCGCCTCGGCAGCGGCGCCGCACTCGCCACCGCCGGCGTCCTCGTCGCCCTGTCCGTCCCCTCGACCGCCGTCGCCGCCGCCGGCGACACCACGATCGACCTCTACGACGTGAACGACTTCCACGGCCGCATCGCGCAGTCGCTGAACGCCCCGCCCCGCGACGGCGACGCCGCCGGTGCCGCGACCCTCGCCGGAGCGCTGCAGGAGCTCCGCGGCGAGGACCCGTCGACCTCGGCCTTCGTCAGCGCCGGCGACAACATCGGCGGCTCGACGTTCGAGTCCTTCATCCAGGACGACCAGCCGACGATCGACGTGCTCAACCAGATGGACCTCTCGGTGAGCGCCATCGGCAACCACGAACTCGACAAGGGCCAGGACGACCTCCGCGACCGGGTCATCGGTGGCCCCGAGGCCACCCGGGCGCAGTGGGACTACGTCTCGGCGAACATCCTCGACAGCGCGACGGGGAAGCCCGCGTTCGATCCGTACGCGATCGAGGAGATCAGCGGCAAGCGCGTCGGCTTCATCGGCGCGACCGTCGACCTCGTCGGGCAGGGGCTCGTCAGCCCGGACGGCATCGCCGGACTCGAGATGGGCGACATCACGACCGAGGTCAACCGCGTCGCTGCGGACCTCACCGACGGTGTCGACTCGAACGGTGAGGCGGACGTCCTCGTGCTCCTCGTGCACGACGGCGCGGAGTCCTCCGCCGTGACCGACCTCGACGGCGACGGGGAGTTCGCCCGCGCCGTGCACGGTGTGACGCCGAAGGTCTCCGCGATCCTCTCCGCGCACACGCACCAGACCTACGTGCACGCGGTGGTCCCGGACGGCGGGACGGTCGCTCGCCCGGTGATCCAGACCGGCTCGTACGGCTTCAACCTCGGACACGTGCAGCTGACCGTCGCCGCCGACGGGGCCGTCACCCCCACCGTGGCGGAGAACATCCGCCTCGTCGACGGCACGTTCACGCCGGACCCGGACGTGCAGGGCACCGTCGACGCTGCGGTGGCGAAGGCCGACGAGCTCGGCGCGGTGCCGCTCGGGACGGTCGACCGCGACCTCCGCCGAGCCGTGCAGAGCGACCGGTCCGAGAACCGGGGCGGTGAGTCGACGCTCGGGAACTTCGTCGCCGAGGTCCAGCGCGCGGCGACGACCCGCCAGGGCTCGCAGATCGCGTTCATGAACCCCGGCGGCCTGCGCGCCGACATCGACTCCGGCTCGGTCACGTACAAGGAGGCCGCCGTCGTCCAGCCGTTCGCGAACACGCTCGTGGTGCTCGACCTCACCGGTGCGCAGGTCCGGCAGGCCCTCGAGCAGCAGTGGCAGCCGGCTGGTGCCAGCCGACCGTTCCTCAAGCTCGGCGCCTCAGACGGCTTCGCGGTCACCTACGACCCGACCGCCGCGGCGGGGTCGCGCGTCGCCTCGATGACGCTCGACGGCGCGCCGGTCACGGCCGACTCGACCTACAAGGTGACCGTGAACTCGTTCCTCGCGGGCGGCGGCGACAACTTCGCGGCGTTCGCACAGGCCGCGGCGAAGCAGGACAGCGGGAAGGTCGACCTGGAGGCCCAGGTCGAGTACTTCCGCGCGAACCCGTCGGTCGAGGTCCAGCGCGACCAGCGATCGGTCGGCGTCCACGTCACCCCGACCCCCGCGGGCGGCTTCCAGCCGGGCGACGCGGTCTCGATCGACCTGTCGTCGCTCACGTTCAGCAACGAGACCGACCAGGCCGGGACCGTCTCGGTCAGCGCGGGTGACCAGGTGCTCGCCAGCAGCCCGGTCGACACGACCGTGGTCGACAAGACCGACGAGCAGGGTCGCGCGACCCTGACGTTCCGGGTGCCCGGCGCAGAGCCGAGCACGAACGCCGGCGCTGAGCCGAGCACGAACCCCGTCGCCGCGCTCGGCCGCGCGTCCGGCACGACCACGCTCGCCGCTGCGGTCACACCGGCCGCGACGACCGAGGAGCCGCTCGTCGTGACGCTGCCGAACGGCCAGACCATCACCCTCGCGGTGACGATCCCGGTCGCAGCGGTCGTCGATCCGGGCACCGAGCCGGGCACCGACCCGGGCACGGGTGGCCCGACCACCCCGGATGACGGCGACCCGACCACCCCGGGCGCCGGCGAGGTGGGTGTCGACATCGACGGCGACGGTGTCGTCGACGGCACCGTCCCGGTGCGCGCCGACGGCGAACTCGCCTTCACGGGCGCGGAGATCGCCGCGCCGGCGATCGCCGCCGGCCTGCTGCTCCTCGCGGGCCTGGTGGCGCTGCTGGTCGTCCGCCGGAACCGGGCGGAGCTGGACGGGGCGAAGGAAGACGCGGCGACGCGCGACCGAGCGGTCCTGACGGACTGACACCGCGCCTCCAGTCCGCCGGTACGGGCCGTCTCACCATGGTGGGACGGCCCGTTCTCGTGCTGCCTGGAGGCGCGGTGCCGGTGCCCTGGACCGGCCCGCGCCGACGGGTGGTCACCACCACTGTCCCATCCCGGTACTTCCCTGCTGTTCCGGCGATGCGCGGGGTACGCTCGGCCTGTCGCAACGCGACGCGTCGTGCTGGGTCACCTCTCGTCCGGACGGTGGTTCCGCCCGGCGGACTCCGCGACGCGGGTGCTCTCCGTCTCCAGGGAAACGACGGAGGGCACCCACCTCACGACGAGCGTCAGCGGAAGAGCTGCTCGCCGATGTACGACCCCTTGCGCGGAGCCGGCGGAACGGCGAAGACGGCCGAGCCGATGTGCGAGATGTACTCGTTCAGGCGGTCCGACGCACCGAGCTTCCGCTGCAGCCGCGTGAAGTGCTCCGGGTCGTTCATGTACGCCGTGAAGAGCAGTCCGGCGTCGAGCTGCCCGTACTGGTTGAGCCCGTCGGTGTAGTTGTACGGGCGACGGAGGATCTTCACGCCGTCGTTCGCCTCGTGCGCCGCGAGGGCGATGTGCGAGGTCGGGTCGATCTTCGTCGCGCCGCCCGTGCCGGTCGCCGCGAAGTCCGGCGTGGTGTGCTCGGAGCCGCCGGAGAGCGGGGCGCCCTCGATCTTCGACCGGCCGAACACCCGCTGCTGGTCGCTGACGACGTCGGCGTCCCAGATCTCGATGTTCATCCGGATCTTCCGCGCCACCTGGTAGGTGCCGCCGGCCATCCAGGCTGCGCCGTCGCCGGCGTCGTCGACCCAGACGAAGCGGTCGTAGTCCGCGTCGGTGCTGATGTTCCGGGTGCCGTCCTTGAAGCCCATGAGGTTCCGCGGCGTGGACTGGTCCGGCCCGGCCGACGCCCGACCGAAACCGAGGACGGTCCAGCGGACGGTCGCGGTGCCCCGGGCGATCCGGGCGAGGTCGCGGACGGCGTGGTACGCCACCTGCGGGTCGTCCGCGCACGCCTGCAGCGACAGGTCGCCGCCGGTGAGCCCGTCGTCGAGGTTGTCGCTCGGCAGCGTCGGGATTGCGGCGAGGTGTGCGGGCTTCCGCGACGCCAGACCGAAGCGCTCGTCGAAGATCCCGGGGCCGAGCCCGACCGTGACGGTGAGGGACGCCGGGCCGAGGTCCAGCGCCTCGCCGGTGTCCGCTCCGACCCCGTCGCCGTGGGCGGGCTCGACGCTGCCCACGGTCTTGCCGGCCTGCAGTTGCGCGATCGACGCGGACCAGCGGGCCAGGAGCACCTGCAGGTCGGTCGTCACGGTCGAGGACATGTCGAACGTCATGAAGACGCAGTACCGCTGGGGTGCGGTCCGCACGCCACCCTGCGGCTGCCGCGCGGCGGTCGCGTAGAAGGGGTGGCTCTGCGAGAGGTCGATCGACTCGTCGCCGTTCGTGGCGGCGGACAACGGGTTCACCCCGGTCGCGGCGGTGGCTCCGGCGATGCCCGCCACCGCGCCCACGCCGGCTCCGGCCGCGGCCACACCGGCGCCGAACAGCCCGCGCCGGGAGACGCGCCCGCGGTGCTGCTCCGCGGGCGCGCCGTCGTCGTGCGGGTCCCTCACGCGGTGGCGACCTTCTCGGCGAGACGGGACAGCGGGTCCTGCAGTGCCTGGACCTGCTGGGAGACCTTGTTCGCGTCGGAGGCCTTCGTCGCGGCGTCCCACGTGTCGAAGCCGCCGAGGTCGTCCGCGTTCCGGTAGTCGTCCATCAGCGTGTTCGTCGCGTCGAACTGCTTCGCGATCTGCTTCGTGAGCGTCGGGTCGAGCTTCGTCAGGCCCGGCTTGAGGTACGCGAACGCCTGCCGCGCGCCCTCGACGTTCGCGGCGAGGTCGACGAGGTCGATGTGGCTGTAGGCCTCCTCCTCGCCGGTGATCTTGTTCGACTGGACCTCCTCGAGGAGGCCTGCGGCCCCGTTGGCGAGGTCCTCGGGCTTGTAGTCGAGGGTCGGCACGAGCTTCGCCAGCAGCTCGACGTTCTCCGTCAGGTCCGCGGCGGTCTGCTTCGTCGTGTCGGTGATCGCACCGGCCTCGAACAGGTCCTTCTCGACCGCGTGGAACCCGCTCCAGCCGACCGCGTCGTCGAGGTTCGACGCACGCATGTCGATGAGGTAGTCGAGGTTGCCGGCGTTGTCGGTCGCCTTGAAGCCCTTCTTCACGAACCCGTCGACGTCGCTCTCGATGTGCTCGTAGAACGGACGGGCGTTCGCGTAGTCCGTCTTCGCGGCGGCGAGGTCGCCCTTGTCGACGTCGGCCTGCAGCTGCTTGACGGCGGCCACCATGTCGGTGACCTGGCCGTCGACGTACTCGGCGTAGCCCTTCGTGCCCTCGTCGAGGAGGGTCGCGGCGCTGCTGTTCGCGGTCGAGGTCACCTTGCCGGTGACGGTGAAGTCGGTGAGCTCGTGCTCGGCCCCGGGGCAGTACACCTGGTACTCGCCACCGGTGAGCGTCGCGGTGAACCGCACGGCGTCGAGTCCGGGTGCGAGGTTCTCCTTCTCACCGAGGATCCGCTGGTCCTGCAGCAGCTCGACCTCGGTGATGGCGGTCGACGACTCGTTCTTCACGGTGAACGTGACCGGGCCGGCGGGGACCTTCGTCTCGGAGACGGCGCACTTGTCCGAGCCGTCGTTCGTCAGCGTCACCGAGACGCGGGACACCTTGCCCGAGCTGCTCGCGCCGTCGCCCGCCGAGGTGGACGAGTTCGCGCAGCCGGTGAGCGCGAGGGCGGTGACGACACCGAGGGTGCCGAG
It includes:
- a CDS encoding bifunctional UDP-sugar hydrolase/5'-nucleotidase, with amino-acid sequence MNAHTSPRRRRRLGSGAALATAGVLVALSVPSTAVAAAGDTTIDLYDVNDFHGRIAQSLNAPPRDGDAAGAATLAGALQELRGEDPSTSAFVSAGDNIGGSTFESFIQDDQPTIDVLNQMDLSVSAIGNHELDKGQDDLRDRVIGGPEATRAQWDYVSANILDSATGKPAFDPYAIEEISGKRVGFIGATVDLVGQGLVSPDGIAGLEMGDITTEVNRVAADLTDGVDSNGEADVLVLLVHDGAESSAVTDLDGDGEFARAVHGVTPKVSAILSAHTHQTYVHAVVPDGGTVARPVIQTGSYGFNLGHVQLTVAADGAVTPTVAENIRLVDGTFTPDPDVQGTVDAAVAKADELGAVPLGTVDRDLRRAVQSDRSENRGGESTLGNFVAEVQRAATTRQGSQIAFMNPGGLRADIDSGSVTYKEAAVVQPFANTLVVLDLTGAQVRQALEQQWQPAGASRPFLKLGASDGFAVTYDPTAAAGSRVASMTLDGAPVTADSTYKVTVNSFLAGGGDNFAAFAQAAAKQDSGKVDLEAQVEYFRANPSVEVQRDQRSVGVHVTPTPAGGFQPGDAVSIDLSSLTFSNETDQAGTVSVSAGDQVLASSPVDTTVVDKTDEQGRATLTFRVPGAEPSTNAGAEPSTNPVAALGRASGTTTLAAAVTPAATTEEPLVVTLPNGQTITLAVTIPVAAVVDPGTEPGTDPGTGGPTTPDDGDPTTPGAGEVGVDIDGDGVVDGTVPVRADGELAFTGAEIAAPAIAAGLLLLAGLVALLVVRRNRAELDGAKEDAATRDRAVLTD
- the efeB gene encoding iron uptake transporter deferrochelatase/peroxidase subunit, with translation MRDPHDDGAPAEQHRGRVSRRGLFGAGVAAAGAGVGAVAGIAGATAATGVNPLSAATNGDESIDLSQSHPFYATAARQPQGGVRTAPQRYCVFMTFDMSSTVTTDLQVLLARWSASIAQLQAGKTVGSVEPAHGDGVGADTGEALDLGPASLTVTVGLGPGIFDERFGLASRKPAHLAAIPTLPSDNLDDGLTGGDLSLQACADDPQVAYHAVRDLARIARGTATVRWTVLGFGRASAGPDQSTPRNLMGFKDGTRNISTDADYDRFVWVDDAGDGAAWMAGGTYQVARKIRMNIEIWDADVVSDQQRVFGRSKIEGAPLSGGSEHTTPDFAATGTGGATKIDPTSHIALAAHEANDGVKILRRPYNYTDGLNQYGQLDAGLLFTAYMNDPEHFTRLQRKLGASDRLNEYISHIGSAVFAVPPAPRKGSYIGEQLFR
- the efeO gene encoding iron uptake system protein EfeO, which produces MPSARTARPLTILGTLGVVTALALTGCANSSTSAGDGASSSGKVSRVSVTLTNDGSDKCAVSETKVPAGPVTFTVKNESSTAITEVELLQDQRILGEKENLAPGLDAVRFTATLTGGEYQVYCPGAEHELTDFTVTGKVTSTANSSAATLLDEGTKGYAEYVDGQVTDMVAAVKQLQADVDKGDLAAAKTDYANARPFYEHIESDVDGFVKKGFKATDNAGNLDYLIDMRASNLDDAVGWSGFHAVEKDLFEAGAITDTTKQTAADLTENVELLAKLVPTLDYKPEDLANGAAGLLEEVQSNKITGEEEAYSHIDLVDLAANVEGARQAFAYLKPGLTKLDPTLTKQIAKQFDATNTLMDDYRNADDLGGFDTWDAATKASDANKVSQQVQALQDPLSRLAEKVATA